From the Palleronia sp. LCG004 genome, the window GGGATATCCAGGGCCGGAAGGTCCGGATCGCGATGTTGCCATGCTACGGTCGGGGACCTTGCCTGCCGGTCCGGGCCGTCGCCTGGACGATCTCGGGATCGAACCGGAAGCGCATCGCACGGGTCCGGCTGTGGCAGGTCTGGCAGACCGGGGGAACAGATCCGGGAGGGGTGCCTTCGCTGTCGACAGACCATGTGCCCGGTGCCGGTTGGAACGCCCTGATCAGGTGTTCGGTCGCAAGGCATTGACGACGCCGGATTTTCTCATGGAAAGCCGATTACTGCGCGACGCATCGAAACGAGGAGACATGACCCCAACGGCAGGCCGTTATGCGTCGAGCGCATATGTGCGCCGCTTTTCGATCTTCGCGCCTTGCGTCGCCGGGGGGGAGGGCTTAGCGCACAGGTCTTACACATTTGTACACCGATGTGCTCAATTGACAGACCTCGCAGGCAGGACATTGCGTATGACCGATCTTCCCGGGTATCCGAGCCGCCGCAACTTCCTCAAGGGTTCCGCCGCCGGCTTCGCCCTTACCGGAATTGCCGCCTCGGCCGAGGCGCAGGCCGAGGCTCCGGTCTCGCTCGACGACTACCAGACCGAATATCTGAACGAGGCCGAATGGGCCTTCATCGTCGCCGCGACCGCGCGACTGATCCCCTCCGAGGGCGATGGCCCGGGGGCCCTCGAAACCCTCGTGCCGGTTTTCATCGACCGTCAGCTTGCCAGCGACTACGGCAGTGCCGACGACTGGTACATGGAAGGCCCCTACGATCCCGACGCCGAGCTTGCCCGGGGCTGGCAGACACCGCTGACGCCGGCCGAGGTCTATCGCGAGGCCATCCCCGTCTTCGACGAATGGTGTCAGTCCAACCATGATGCCGGCTTTGCCGAGCTCGACGCGGACAAACAGGATGCCGCGCTGACATCGCTTGCCAGCGGCGAGGTGCAGCTGTCCTCGGAACTGCGTGATTTCTGGAGCCTGCTGCTGTCCAACACCAAGGAAGGCTATTTCGCCGATCCGCAATACGGCGGCAATGCGGGCATGCAGTCCTGGGTCTATATCGGCTTTCCCGGGGCGCGCGCCGCCTTTCGCGAATGGCCGGAACGTCACAACATCGAATACCCGCTCGGCCCCGTGTCGATCTCGGGCGAGAGGGCCTGATCCATGGCAAGAACCGCACCGAAAAAAGATGTCGTCATCGTCGGTCTCGGCTGGACCGGCTCCATTGCCGGCATCGAACTGGCGCAGGAAGGTCTCGACATCGTCGCGCTGGAGCGCGGCCATGACCAGAGCACCGTTCCGAATTTCGAATACCCCCAGCAGATCGACGAGCTGAAATACGGCGTGCGTCTCAAGATGATGCAGAAGCCGTCGCAGCAGACCCTGACCGTGCGCCGTAACGGCGAGGAGACGGCGCTGCCCTACCGGTCGCTCGGCTCGTTCCTGCCGGGCAATGGCGTGGGCGGCGCGGGCACGCACTGGAACGGCCTGAACTGGCGTCCCATGCCGGAAGAGCTGCGCCTGCGCTCCTACGTGATCGAGAACTGGGGCGAGGACATCATCCCCGAGGGCATGAACCTCGGCGACTACCCGGTGTCCTACGACGAGCTCGAGCCGTACTTCACCCGGTTCGAGAAGGTCGCTGGCATCTCCGGGAAGGCGGGCAACCTGAACGGCGAGATCCAGGAGGGCGGCAACCCGTTCGAGGGCTGGCGTTCCGAGGAATTCCCGATGCCGCCGCACAAGACGACCTGGGACAGCCAGAAGTTCGGCGAAGCGGCATCGGCCATGGGCTATCATCCGTTCCCCGCCTCGGCGGGCATCGCGTCGACCTCGTACACGAACCCCTACGGCATGCAGATGGGGCCCTGCAATTTCTGCGGATTCTGCGAGCGTTACGGCTGCTACCAGTATTCCAAATCCTCGCCGCAGACGACGATCCTCGGCGCGCTGAAGCAGTACCCGAATTTCGAGTATCGCACCAATTCCGAGGTGCTGAAGATCGAAACCGCTGCCGACGGCAGGACCGCCACCGGCGTCACCTACTGGGACGAAGAAGCGCAGGAGGAAGTCTTCCAGCCCGCGGATATCGTCATCCTGTCAAGCTATCAGCTCAACAACGTGCACCTGATGCTGCTCTCGGGCATCGGCGGCCCGGTCTACGACCCGGTCACCGGCGACGGCGTCCTTGGCAAGAACTATGCCTATCAGATGAACGGCGGCGTTTCCCTGTTCTTCGAGGACGAACACTTCAACCCGTTCGTCGGCCACGGTGCCAACGGCATCGTGCTGGACGATTTCGCGATCAACCAGAACGATTTCGGGGCGCTCGGCTTCATCGGCGGGTCGTACTGGCGGTCGGGCACCTTCAACGGTCAGCCCATCCGCTCCATGCGGTTGCCGAGCGATACGCCGGCCTGGGGTGCCGGCTGGAAGCAAGGCATCAAGAAGTGGTACGGCCATTCCATGTCGATCGGGTCGCACGGATCGCACATGTCCTATGCCAACAACCACCTCGATCTCGATCCGACCTACACGGACCGCCATGGCCGTCCGCTGATGCGGATGACGTTCAACTGGCAGGACAACGACCTGCGGATGAACCAGTACATGAAGTCGCAGATGGAGCCGCTGGCCGCCTCCATGAACCCCGACATCATGGAATCGGGCTTCAAGGCGCCCGGCGCGCAATACGACGTGCGCCCCTATCAGACCACGCACAATACCGGTGGGCACATCATGTCCACGAATGCGCGTGAAGGATCGGTCAACCGCTTCAGCCAGGCATGGGACAAGCACAATGTCTTCGTCCTGGGCGCAGGCAACTTCGTGCAGAACATCCAGTACAACCCGACCGGCCTCGTGGGCGGCCTTGCGTATCATACCGTCGATGCGATCCGCACCCAGTACCTGTCCAACCCCCGTCCGCTGGTCTGAGGAGCGCCCAGATGAAAACTTTCCTCCGCATCCTCGCGGGCCTCGTGCTCGTGGGCGTAATCGCCCTTCTGGCGTTCATCTTCGTGCCGGTGCAGCGCACCGAGCCCGCCACCGAACTCGCCGCCGACTGGCAGGCGGAAGAGGGGCACGGCGAACTGGTGCTCGACGCCGGTGACTGCGTCGCCTGCCACACCGCCGACGACGGCGAAGATCTTGCGGGCGGCCGCGCCATCGCCAGCCCGATGGGGACCATCTGGTCCACCAACATCACGCCCGATGCCGAAACCGGCATCGGCAACTGGTCGTACGAGGATTTCCGCGCGGCGATGATCGACGGCGTCACCCCAAACGGCACGCATCTCTATCCGGCGATGCCCTACGAGAACTACCGCCTGATGACCGAAGAGGACATGCGCGCCCTCTACGACCACCTCATGACCGAGGTGGAGCCGGTGTCGGAGCCCAACAAGGAAACCGACCTCGACTTCCCGTTCAACCAGCGCTGGGGGATCCGCGCCTGGAACTGGCTGGCGCTCAACCACGGTCCGGGCTTCACCCCGGCGGGTGGATCCGAGGCGCAGGATCGTGGCCAGTACCTCGTGGAAAGCCTCGGCCATTGCGGTGCCTGCCACACGCCCCGCGACGTCTTCATGGCGCAGGACGGAGTGACGGCCGACGCGGAGAGCTTCCTGTCCGGCGGTATCGTCGATGGCTGGAACGCTCCGGCGCTGCGCGGCAGCGACGCGGGCATCAGGGACTGGACGGTGGTCGAGCTTGCCGATTACCTGGCCACCGGCCGCAACGCCCATTCCGCGGCCAACGGCGAGATGGCGCTGGTGGTCGAGCATTCCCTCCAGAAGCTGCCCGACAGTGACAACATCGCCATGGCGGCCTATCTCAAGGGCCTGAACGGAGACGATTTCGACCTGCCGGAAACCGTGGCGGCCGCAGGCCCCATCGCGACCCCCGAAGCCGAGGCGGATGATGCCGGTACTGCCACCAGCGAGCTTCTGATCGCGGCGGAGCCGGACATGCCGCTGGGCGCGCGTCTCTACTCGGACAACTGCCTTGGCTGCCACTTTGCGTCCGGCAAGGGCGCGCCGGGCATCTTCCCCGAGCTGCAGAACAACAGCCTCGTGGTCGGGTCCGAAGTGTCGCCGCTGATTTCGGTGATCCTCAACGGTGTCGAGCTTCCCGCGACCGCCAAGCGTCCGATGACGCTGCGCATGCAGGGCTACGCGGACCGTCTGAGCGATGACGAGGTCGCGGAACTTGCCACCTGGCTGCGCGGCGCATGGGGCAACGAGGCAGGTGCCGTGGATGCGGATGCTGTCGCGGCCGTGCGGAGCAGCGACAGCGCCCACTGACCCGGGCCGAAAAGCAAGAACCCGATCGGGGCCGACGATCTTCGTCGGCCCTTTTTCTTTGCGGGGGGCATTGCGAAGTGTCCGGTTGCGGCGCAGGGCCGGGCCGGACATTCAAGATCCCAGGCGACTGCACCACCGGGAGAAGCGACGAGAACACCACGTGCCGTGGCGACGGTGGCCATGTTCGCCATCTGGACTGCAGTATTGCCAGTGCAGATGGCGGGAGGAATTACAGCAGGTCGCCATCGTAACTCAGCGTCTTCTGACTGCTCGCCCGCAGATCGCGCACCCGCACCCGCTGGGCGATCTCGATATGGGCGCGCATCGCCGCTTCCGCCAGGGAGCCGTCTCGCGCCTTGATCGCTTCGAGGACGCCGAAGTGTTCTTCTACGGCCTTTTCTGCGCGATCCGGTTCGGTCAGCGTGGTGGGGCCAAGGATCATCAGCGCCTTTTGCAGCGCGTGAATGGATCGGGTCAGAAATCGGTTCTTTGCCGCGTCCAGCAATGCCGCATGGAACTGACGGTTCAGGATGAAGGCTTCGGGCGCGCTTCCCAGCGCGGCCATCTGCCGGTTCATGTCGAACAGCTCCTCGATCTCGATCTCCGAAGCCGCGCGCGCGGCCAGTCGCGCGGCCGTGCCTTCGAGCACCGTGCGCATTTCGTAGAGCTCCATGACTTCGGCATAATCGAGCCTGCGGATCGCGGCACCCTGACGAGGGACATGCGTGACGATGCCATCGGCCTCGAGCTGCCGGATGGCTTCGCGCACGGGCGTACGCGACACGCCGAGCCGTTCCGCCAGCTCCGTTTCGCGCAAGCGGTCGCCGGGGTTGAGCCGACCTTCCCGCAATTCGGTCAGTAAGCGCAGGTAAGCGGCGTTGCCCTGCGGCGCGCGTTCATCGTCCATCGTCGTCCAACTTTTGCCTCGACTATTGTATCCTACTGGATACAACCGTACACAACATGTCAAGAACAGCAGGAGGCAGGCATGCGCAGAAGTATTCCGGAGGCTCACATGCGGCGTGCCCTGACCTTCGTGCTTGCGGCGGGTGGCACCGCGTTGTTCTGGACGCTCGATCTGCCATTGCCCTTCCTTTTCGGTCCCATGGCATTTTGCCTGATGGGCGCTCTGGCGCATCTGCCGCTCAAGGGGTTCGGACAGGTTTCGGTCGGAGCGCGCACCATTCTCGGCGTCGCGGTCGGCGCGTCGATCACCCCCGAGGTCGTGGCGAACCTGCCGCGCATGGCGCTCTCGGTGGCGTTGATCCCGATCTTCATCGCCGTGATCGCCGCCGTCGGAGTGCCCTTCTTCCGCAGGTTCTGGGGCTTCGATGCACCGACGGCCTATTATGCGGCAATGCCCGGCGGCCTTCAGGATATGGTGATCTTCGGCACCGAGGCGGGCGGCGATCCGCGCGCGCTGTCACTGGTCCATGCGACACGTATTCTGATCATCGTGACGCTCGCGCCCTTCATCCTCGGCCATTTCTACGGTGCTGCCCTGACCAATCCGATCGGCGATCCGGTGACCGACCTGCCATGGCACGAGTTGCTGATCATGGTCGGCGCCGCCTGGATCGGATGGAAAGGCGGCGAACGGTTGGGCCTCTTCGGCGCGTCGATCCTTGGACCGATGATCGTCACCGCGGTTCTGTCGTTGGCAGGTGTCGTGCATTTCCGTCCGCCCGCCGAGGCGATCCTGGCGGCGCAGTTCTTTATCGGCTGCGGCATCGGCGTGCATTTTCTGGGGGTGACGTGGCGCGAATTGACCCGCGTCGTCGCCGCGGGCGTGGCTTATGTCCTTGTGCTGGCCGTGCTGGCGGCGGCGTTTTCGGGACTGGTGACGGCGCTCGGTCTGGGCGATCCGGTGCCCGCCTTTCTGGCATTCGCCCCGGGGGGACAGGCCGAGATGACCGTTCTGGCCATCGTGACCGGTGCGGATCTCGGTTTCGTCATTACCCATCACCTGACGCGCATCGTGATCGTGATCGTCGGCGCGCCGGTGATGGCAGGCCTTATCGCCCGTAGACGGAAGGGTTGACCATGTTGATGGGAGCGCCTTCGGCATAGGCGTTGATCTGGGCAAAGATGTCGGCGAACTGCTTGTCGAACTCGTCTTCGGTGACGAAGCCGATATGCGGTGTGGCGATCAGGTTCGGGTGGGCGAGCAGCGGATCTTCGGGATCGTGCAGCGGCTCGGTCTCGAATACGTCGATGGCGGCCATTCCGGGACGGCCCGCACGGAGACCCTCCAGAAGTGCGCCGGGCGCGATCAGTCCCGCGCGGGACGTGTTCACCAGAACGGATTTCGGACCCATCAGCGCAAGATCGTCCGAAGTGACGATACCGCGCGTGTCCGACGTCAGCCGCAGGTGCAACGAGACCACGTCGCAATCGGTGAAGAACGCCTCGCGGCTGGGCGCGACGGTCTCGCCGTCGGCGCGCGCACGTGCGCGGCCCTCATCGGAGGACCACCACACTACCTCCATGCCGAAGGCCCGCGCATAGTCGGCAACGACGCGCCCGATCCGGCCGTAGCCGTAGAGGCCCAGTCGCCGGCCGCGCAGCGTCCGACCCACTCCCATCTGCCAGGTCCCCGCCTTCGCGCTGGCCATCTGCCGGGGCAGTTGACGCATGGCGGACAGGATAAGCGCGAAGGTCAGTTCGGCCGCCGCGTAATTTGCACCGTCGGATCCCTTGTCGGAACAGAGCAGGACGCCCCTCTCGGTGCAGGCGGACACGTCGACATGCGGCCAGGCTCCGCGTTGCGAGATCAGGCGCAGGTTCGGAAGCCGCTGTAGAAGATCACGGGTGACGCGGGTCCGCTCCCGGAACAGCACGACACAATCCGCATCCACCAGCCGGGCGGCCAAAGCCGCGGGGTCGGGTTCATGATCGGTCCAGACGGTGACGGCATGCCCTGCCAGCAGGTCGAAACACGGCAAGCCACGAAGCGTGTCGAACCAGTCGTCCAGTATGTGGACCTTCACCGCCCAGCGACCCGGTCGCCGTGGGTCTGCCTGTGCGGGCGCGCCTTGAAACGCGGGGCTGGCAGGCCTGAGACCGCATCGCTGATCGGACCGTCGACCGGCCGCAAGTCCCTGCGGACAAATATCGTGGATACTTCGTGTCCCACACTGAACCTCCTCTTTCACACGCCTTTGCAGAACCGATCCATCGCTCGGCAGAAGTCCGGGCGAGTGCGGCCATCGGATATGCCTTTCACATCGAAATCAAACGTGAAGCACGACAGGATCCGGTCTCGCAAGGTACCTTGCCCGGGCCGGGATCGGCCAGAACCATCGGCGATCCTCAGTGAGACAACAGAACCGGTATCGTGGTGTGAGACAGGATGTCGATCGTCGTGCCGCCGAGAAAATCCTCGCGGAATTTCGAATGCTCGTAGGCACCGAGGGCCAGAAGCGAGGGGTCGTGCCGCTTGCACCAGGTCAGCAACGTCTCCGCCACCGGGTGCGTCTTCGGCCAGTTCTCGTGGATC encodes:
- a CDS encoding gluconate 2-dehydrogenase subunit 3 family protein — protein: MTDLPGYPSRRNFLKGSAAGFALTGIAASAEAQAEAPVSLDDYQTEYLNEAEWAFIVAATARLIPSEGDGPGALETLVPVFIDRQLASDYGSADDWYMEGPYDPDAELARGWQTPLTPAEVYREAIPVFDEWCQSNHDAGFAELDADKQDAALTSLASGEVQLSSELRDFWSLLLSNTKEGYFADPQYGGNAGMQSWVYIGFPGARAAFREWPERHNIEYPLGPVSISGERA
- a CDS encoding GMC family oxidoreductase — encoded protein: MARTAPKKDVVIVGLGWTGSIAGIELAQEGLDIVALERGHDQSTVPNFEYPQQIDELKYGVRLKMMQKPSQQTLTVRRNGEETALPYRSLGSFLPGNGVGGAGTHWNGLNWRPMPEELRLRSYVIENWGEDIIPEGMNLGDYPVSYDELEPYFTRFEKVAGISGKAGNLNGEIQEGGNPFEGWRSEEFPMPPHKTTWDSQKFGEAASAMGYHPFPASAGIASTSYTNPYGMQMGPCNFCGFCERYGCYQYSKSSPQTTILGALKQYPNFEYRTNSEVLKIETAADGRTATGVTYWDEEAQEEVFQPADIVILSSYQLNNVHLMLLSGIGGPVYDPVTGDGVLGKNYAYQMNGGVSLFFEDEHFNPFVGHGANGIVLDDFAINQNDFGALGFIGGSYWRSGTFNGQPIRSMRLPSDTPAWGAGWKQGIKKWYGHSMSIGSHGSHMSYANNHLDLDPTYTDRHGRPLMRMTFNWQDNDLRMNQYMKSQMEPLAASMNPDIMESGFKAPGAQYDVRPYQTTHNTGGHIMSTNAREGSVNRFSQAWDKHNVFVLGAGNFVQNIQYNPTGLVGGLAYHTVDAIRTQYLSNPRPLV
- a CDS encoding cytochrome c, whose translation is MKTFLRILAGLVLVGVIALLAFIFVPVQRTEPATELAADWQAEEGHGELVLDAGDCVACHTADDGEDLAGGRAIASPMGTIWSTNITPDAETGIGNWSYEDFRAAMIDGVTPNGTHLYPAMPYENYRLMTEEDMRALYDHLMTEVEPVSEPNKETDLDFPFNQRWGIRAWNWLALNHGPGFTPAGGSEAQDRGQYLVESLGHCGACHTPRDVFMAQDGVTADAESFLSGGIVDGWNAPALRGSDAGIRDWTVVELADYLATGRNAHSAANGEMALVVEHSLQKLPDSDNIAMAAYLKGLNGDDFDLPETVAAAGPIATPEAEADDAGTATSELLIAAEPDMPLGARLYSDNCLGCHFASGKGAPGIFPELQNNSLVVGSEVSPLISVILNGVELPATAKRPMTLRMQGYADRLSDDEVAELATWLRGAWGNEAGAVDADAVAAVRSSDSAH
- a CDS encoding GntR family transcriptional regulator; the encoded protein is MDDERAPQGNAAYLRLLTELREGRLNPGDRLRETELAERLGVSRTPVREAIRQLEADGIVTHVPRQGAAIRRLDYAEVMELYEMRTVLEGTAARLAARAASEIEIEELFDMNRQMAALGSAPEAFILNRQFHAALLDAAKNRFLTRSIHALQKALMILGPTTLTEPDRAEKAVEEHFGVLEAIKARDGSLAEAAMRAHIEIAQRVRVRDLRASSQKTLSYDGDLL
- a CDS encoding AbrB family transcriptional regulator; its protein translation is MRRSIPEAHMRRALTFVLAAGGTALFWTLDLPLPFLFGPMAFCLMGALAHLPLKGFGQVSVGARTILGVAVGASITPEVVANLPRMALSVALIPIFIAVIAAVGVPFFRRFWGFDAPTAYYAAMPGGLQDMVIFGTEAGGDPRALSLVHATRILIIVTLAPFILGHFYGAALTNPIGDPVTDLPWHELLIMVGAAWIGWKGGERLGLFGASILGPMIVTAVLSLAGVVHFRPPAEAILAAQFFIGCGIGVHFLGVTWRELTRVVAAGVAYVLVLAVLAAAFSGLVTALGLGDPVPAFLAFAPGGQAEMTVLAIVTGADLGFVITHHLTRIVIVIVGAPVMAGLIARRRKG
- a CDS encoding D-2-hydroxyacid dehydrogenase family protein, which encodes MKVHILDDWFDTLRGLPCFDLLAGHAVTVWTDHEPDPAALAARLVDADCVVLFRERTRVTRDLLQRLPNLRLISQRGAWPHVDVSACTERGVLLCSDKGSDGANYAAAELTFALILSAMRQLPRQMASAKAGTWQMGVGRTLRGRRLGLYGYGRIGRVVADYARAFGMEVVWWSSDEGRARARADGETVAPSREAFFTDCDVVSLHLRLTSDTRGIVTSDDLALMGPKSVLVNTSRAGLIAPGALLEGLRAGRPGMAAIDVFETEPLHDPEDPLLAHPNLIATPHIGFVTEDEFDKQFADIFAQINAYAEGAPINMVNPSVYGR